The Sphingobacteriales bacterium genomic sequence ACGGTTTGCCTCGATACCAAATGCCCCAAGGCATCATAAACCATTACTTCGGCTTGTTGGTTATTGTTCAAGTTATGGCTGAACTGCCAGTTGTGTTGGGCTATTGTATTTTCGAAATAAACTGCGGGGTTAGGAGCATGAGGTGGTGGTGGTTGGCGTTTTCCGCTAAAACTTGTATCGGGCATATTAACCGGCGGTAAATAATATTCGCGACCAATACTTAGCGCAAGCAAGGCTTGGGTAGCAAAACCTGTTTTTGTATTGGTTTCTGCCAAGTTTTTTGCCCATTCTATTTCTGTTTCGGTTAGTTGCCACCAAGCCTGATTAGTGGTGTTTTTGTTTAATAACAACTGAGCTAATGCTTTATAATTTATTTCGGCAGTAGTGTTTGTTGGTAATCCGTTTATTATACCCGCTGCCATAGTATCATTTTTATTTTTCAAATACACAGGTAATAATAACTGCGCTGCAGCGGGGTCGGCAATAGCCTGTTCTAATAAACTAATGGCTTGGGCAGTGTCTTGTTGAAACTCGGTAAGCAAAGCCACCGCCAAATTAATACGCTCGGTATTGGTGCCATTTTGCAGGGTATTATTTATCTCTTCGGGTGTGGGAGCTATTCCGGTGGCTCAGGTGTTAAACATGCAAAGTTAGCATCTTCTAATGCGCAAGGATTTAGAACTACAATAGCTGGATTGTTTACCGTAGGGGTATATTCGGCACTTGGGTAGTAAAAATAATTAAAATCATTAGCGGTATAAACGGCTGTAATATCCGGAAACGTTTGGTTCCATGGCGTAAAAAAACTGTTATTAGCAGGTTCGGGGTTATCTTGTAAGCAATTTCCTTGGTCATCTAAATTTCCGGCACCGGCGGTATTTTCGTTAAACACCATTGCCCCCAGATAATTATCAAAACGATTGCAAAAAATTTGTGTACCAATATTATTATCGGTGGTTATAATGCCAAACACCGTATTGTCAAAATCATTATTCGTAACTTTGTTTGCCAAATTAGTGTTGGTTGAGCCAGATGTGTTTATATTATCGAGCAATACCGCCGAGGTGGTATTGCCGTCGAAGTGGGCCTCTTTTAGGTTGTAGGCGCATCCGGCTAAATATACCCCAATAGTGCTGCTGGTACTATTTATATTATTCTGAAACAGATTAGAGCTAAGCGAGGTTGATTTAACTATTTCTATATGCTCGTTGCGCGCTTGCAAGCCCACGGTATTATTAACAAATCTATTAGAATAAAATAGGTGGGCATCGTCTGCCAGGCTTGCCAATACATCGGCTGCATCGAAACCCACCGAACATTCTTTGACTATATTGTAATCAAAAAATATATTGTCGCAAACGTTTGTTTTTTGCCCGTATTTAAGATTGGTAAAAAGACTGCCGCCTGTTGATACCGTGCTATAAAATAGTTGCCGCACGGCGGTTTCAGATTTGCTGCCAATAATGGCAGGCATCGAAAGGGGGTCGAATGGGTAGTATAAATCGGCTGTTTGGTTTACATATACTTTTGATATAACTGTAACAACATGGTTAGGCAGAGGCGGAAAAAGTGCAATTTGTTGATACCAGCCCAAAAAAACGCCATCGAAGCAATTAAAAATTCTTGTTGTCATAGACGAGGGGTCGGTATTAACACCTGTGTTATTAAACGCGACTACTCCACCTGCGGTACTAATGGCTAAGGGTGTATAGTACATATCGTTTAAATTAACGGCGGGCAAGGTTGTTGATTGGTTTTCGTCTTCTTGAATATAGTTGTTTATATTGGCTACGATATGTGTCATATCAAATTTGGGTAAATCATTGGCGGCTATGGCTACAACGGCATCTGAAATTAATACATTATTTTCTACTTTTAAGTATCCAAAGTTGTTTGGGGCTGATATATCGTTGCCGTAAACCCGTTTTTGGTTAATTCCGGGCCCTAAAACCCTGATGCCGTGCCACATGGTACTGCAACGGTCATCTCCGGATAATTGGGCATTTTGCAAGGTTAAAACACCACCCGGATGAACTACAATTCTGCCATTGGGTCCAAAGCGCAAGGTCATATTAATAATTAGCTTACCATGTATGTTTATATCATCGTTAATATATACCGTGTTGCTGTTCCATGGGTTGCTTACATCTGCCCATGTAGTACTTGTACCGGTACTGCTATTATCGTAAGGTATATCAACGGCGGGTTGGTAAACTTGCTCAAAAGTGCAGCAATAGGCGTGGCTGCTATTAACCACTATTGTTTTGGTAGCGGTGCAGCCTTCGGGGGTTGTAGCTGTTAGGGTTACTGTTCCGCCGTTTATACTGCTCCAAAGCACGTCTATACTGCTGCCATTATTTGCGGTTATGGTGCCGCCGTCAACCTGCCAATTTATGACATTAAACAAGTTGGCATTTGTTACGGTATAGGTTTGGGCCAAATCGCCGGGGCAAATATTGGTATTGCCTGCCACCTCAATAGTTGGGGTTTGGCTAACTACAATTGGTTTTGTTACAGTGTATTGCATACCGTTTTGGTCTGTAATGGTTAGGGTTACTAAATAGGTGCCGCCGCTGGGGGCTGTCCATTCGGGGTTTTGTTCGGTAGAAATAACCACATCTGCAATTTTCCATTCCCAGGTTACGGCACAGTTCGACAGGTCGGTAAACTGTACTTCGTTGCAGTTGGTGGCATAGCTAAAATCGACTGAAGGTTCGAGAATGGTAATGGTTTGGGTTGCGGTGCTACTACCGCAGTCTGTTCCGTCGTCTGAATTGGGGAGGGTCAGTGTTGCGGTTATGGTATAGTTGCCAGGGTTAAGATAGGTATGGCAAATAGGAGTGCCTGTATCGAATAGTACACATGGCAAATTAGGGTTCCAGTCCAAGCAAGTTTCGGTGCCATCGCCCCATTCCCAGACTACGGATATATCGTCAAAATCAGCGTCATCGCCAATATAACTTTTGTCAATATATTCGCCATAGACAAAGCACGCTTCATAACTGCATACCTCAACTGACTGGGGAAACAGCTTTAAAAAACCTTCCCCCCAAACCATAAAACAGGCACCCTTACATTTTACTTCAATTATATTGCCTTCATTATCATAGCAAATTGCATCGGCAAAATACATACCGGGTTCAGTAGGTGTATAATCTATATAGGGCTCGTTAGCGGGTACTGTTTCAGTATATACTACTTCAATTTCCTCATTTTCAATCAATTTGGATATAACGTATTCAACTGAATTAACGTTGGTAGAAAAATCGCTTAAACCATAGTCTATAAATAATGTTTGCCCAAGGCATACATCAAAGCAATTTCCGGCTGTATTAAAATTATACGAGCCATCGCCCACAAAGCTAAAGCCAACATAACAATTTGGTACTTGTGGGTTTCCCGCATTGCCATTTTGTCCTCGCACCCCTATACTACCCGTCAAAAATATTGCCATAAAAAGCAGTAACTTTACAGGTTTAAAATTATTAGCTGTTGGGCTGTTGGGCTGTTGGGCTGTTGGGCTGTTGGGCTGTTGTAGGTATAGTGCCTACAAAATTAAGAAAAAAGTTTTTCATTTTAAGATGGTTTTTTTGAAGTTAAAAAATTGGTTTGGTTTGTGGTTTTTTATCCGGATTTTGTCTGAACCACTGATGTAGCGGATTAACGGATTAGCAGGATTTTGCAATTTCCCCTCCTCGGAGGGGCAGGGGTGGGTTATTTACTTGGAGGGGCGCA encodes the following:
- a CDS encoding T9SS type A sorting domain-containing protein: MALLTEFQQDTAQAISLLEQAIADPAAAQLLLPVYLKNKNDTMAAGIINGLPTNTTAEINYKALAQLLLNKNTTNQAWWQLTETEIEWAKNLAETNTKTGFATQALLALSIGREYYLPPVNMPDTSFSGKRQPPPPHAPNPAVYFENTIAQHNWQFSHNLNNNQQAEVMVYDALGHLVSRQTVNGKGKTTISAHHLPPAIYFAVVKTANEPAIRQKLLIVR